One segment of Amycolatopsis alba DSM 44262 DNA contains the following:
- a CDS encoding IclR family transcriptional regulator, which translates to MPPGRNPGNADTQNPQTSQFISRILAILSFIQSVDKPTRLSLIAQETRIPKTTTHRLLVELVEHDMVRRHGNYYTLGPSVLRLAEKRGSEREVLRRAIKPVLLQLHSRTGYIVGLAVPNSSSIRFIDTVYNETYIPTIQKLESNYPLSTSAAGKILLAYDSNLTTCIVPGHRGSAQKNNTIAIPPDFAEELFRIREQRMSTVAASASTDIAAAAVPIFDAEQRAVAALTLGAYNDCFQLALARVMLRKAVDHVALLTRRHAAQPCQS; encoded by the coding sequence ATGCCACCAGGCAGGAATCCAGGAAATGCGGACACTCAAAATCCGCAAACCAGCCAGTTTATCAGCAGGATTCTTGCTATTCTTTCTTTTATTCAAAGTGTCGACAAACCTACGCGCCTATCACTAATAGCGCAGGAGACAAGAATTCCAAAAACCACCACTCATCGCCTGCTCGTCGAACTGGTGGAGCATGACATGGTGCGTCGTCACGGAAATTACTACACCCTTGGTCCTTCAGTTTTACGACTAGCAGAGAAACGCGGCTCTGAGCGCGAAGTTCTACGCCGCGCAATCAAGCCAGTATTACTTCAGCTCCACTCAAGAACGGGTTACATTGTCGGCCTTGCAGTGCCAAATAGTTCATCAATCAGATTTATTGACACCGTCTACAATGAAACGTATATTCCCACCATTCAGAAACTCGAAAGCAACTACCCCTTGTCAACCAGTGCGGCGGGAAAAATCCTACTTGCCTATGATTCAAATCTCACGACTTGCATAGTTCCCGGACACCGAGGGTCCGCGCAAAAAAATAATACCATCGCTATTCCACCAGATTTTGCAGAGGAACTTTTTAGAATTAGGGAGCAGCGGATGTCCACGGTCGCAGCTTCCGCATCGACAGACATAGCGGCTGCCGCGGTTCCGATATTCGACGCTGAGCAACGGGCAGTGGCAGCCCTGACCCTTGGCGCATACAATGATTGTTTTCAGCTTGCCTTAGCTCGTGTCATGTTACGCAAGGCGGTCGACCACGTGGCTTTACTAACACGACGTCACGCCGCTCAACCTTGTCAAAGCTAG
- a CDS encoding MbtH family NRPS accessory protein, with the protein MNPFEDDRGIYHVLLNEEGQYSLWPKEIAAPVGWNVVLEARSRSICLSYISKHWTDLRPRSVRRAEL; encoded by the coding sequence ATGAATCCCTTCGAAGACGACCGTGGAATTTATCATGTTTTGTTAAATGAAGAGGGACAATATTCGCTGTGGCCGAAGGAGATCGCAGCGCCGGTCGGATGGAACGTGGTCCTAGAAGCGCGATCGCGAAGCATATGTCTTAGCTACATTAGCAAGCATTGGACTGATCTGCGCCCACGGTCAGTGCGCCGCGCAGAATTATGA
- a CDS encoding 2-keto-4-pentenoate hydratase — protein sequence MSIHRELAGELRGARLNRTPVSPISSRYPDMTGQDGYLIQRILREMDEDEGDVLVGFKVGGASAAIRREFNLTAPHFGYVTEDMILASQAELSVGKLMLPLVEGEVGFILNAELPGHGTTPEDVWAATTHLVPTLEVLDSCTADWAIEEVDIIADNSVSRYMVLGDPVRRELVQLENEEMILTVDGETRRGRSTAVLGDPAESVAWLARALAEQDERLGADNMVFAGAWAEALKFGEGSSIEATFTTLGKVVMKAV from the coding sequence ATGTCGATCCACCGTGAACTGGCAGGTGAACTCCGCGGAGCGCGGCTGAACCGGACGCCGGTCAGCCCGATATCCAGCAGGTATCCGGACATGACCGGGCAGGACGGGTACTTGATTCAGCGAATCCTTCGGGAGATGGATGAAGACGAAGGTGATGTACTGGTCGGATTCAAAGTGGGCGGGGCAAGTGCGGCAATTCGGCGAGAATTCAACTTGACAGCCCCTCATTTCGGCTACGTCACCGAGGACATGATACTGGCCAGCCAGGCGGAGTTGTCCGTCGGGAAGCTGATGCTCCCGCTCGTGGAAGGAGAGGTCGGCTTCATCTTGAACGCGGAGTTGCCGGGTCACGGCACGACGCCGGAGGATGTCTGGGCCGCCACCACTCACCTCGTACCGACTCTGGAAGTTCTCGACTCCTGTACCGCCGACTGGGCTATCGAAGAAGTCGACATCATCGCGGACAACTCGGTCTCCCGGTACATGGTCCTGGGTGATCCCGTCAGACGGGAACTCGTGCAACTGGAAAACGAAGAGATGATCCTGACGGTGGACGGAGAAACTCGTCGTGGTCGCAGCACGGCTGTGCTCGGCGACCCCGCGGAATCTGTGGCGTGGCTGGCGCGAGCCCTCGCGGAACAGGACGAGCGCCTTGGCGCGGACAACATGGTGTTCGCAGGCGCGTGGGCGGAGGCCCTGAAATTCGGCGAGGGAAGTTCAATCGAAGCGACGTTCACGACACTCGGAAAAGTCGTGATGAAGGCCGTATAG
- a CDS encoding non-ribosomal peptide synthetase: MKQSTITEEFKARANDRPSAVAVRQRGSCLTYAELDHESDMLAIALRDAGVAQETPVGLQQNLSADFVISVLAVLKAGGCYVPVNPADPAARRTAVLAGVDAQIVLTDGANALHAAESGLPTLLAEDKGHAAQSPDPTPVTTESLAYIMHTSGSTGKPKPVGITHRAVVSFGRCAVWRNKAHRRVLLHSPTSFDASTYELWVPLLNGWEIVVPGDSFDTMDPEALTRVIAEFDVTGVFLTSALFAALAEVQPDCLSGAKEVWFGGEAASAFAVREVLKRCPNLVLVNGYGPTETTTFATFHRLSSERPVPERIPIGTAMPDMSTMVLDDTLSPVGEGADGELYLSGSGLARGYLGRSGITAERFVANPFGPPGSRMYRTGDRVRSGPGGLEFLGRSDDMVKIRGFRIELGEIDNALTRIPKVAQAVTVVKVEKNGYTRLVSYVTRNNAVRLDIDDVRTSVEKYLPSYMLPGRIVEVDKLPLTSNGKVDRGALAEWEVCHTDKSTTTKPWTDLEKNVAEIWEEILGCPPAGVESRFLEDGGDSLKAMLLTHRIRQRCHSTLSVRTVLEAQTLKELLACVEAGRQAATGVPVPVPDRDSTPEPSVGQQGILLFGKIAPTSVLYNVPLVLDVPQKLDAVTLQEALNDVAQRHEPLRTTHPMSPEGKFRSVINASIVPLRSDTIPASELESEIRKAVRSEFDLAHELPVRALLLHIGRRRSVLLLLVHHVACDGASIVPLFHDLGVAYRARHVGRAPGLPLPVLRYNDFTRWEKLNLAQTAGLFKEQLAFWRHSLAGLREELPLPADSPRPAWPAYGGGLVSMELPQQSHQAASALAREERCSLFVILQAALAVVLTGYGAGHDIPIGTVTARRPDAAWIDLVGFFANTLVLRVDTSGAPTFRGLVRRTRDVVLGALENQDVPFGAVVEMINPPRHIGRHPLFQVAANLHDRSWSNIEFNGDRSEISVADNGTAKFDLQFDFIVTELGRLCCKLEYSESLFNKGTARRILDSFRGVLGAAVRYPEVKIENLFLDEGV, translated from the coding sequence ATGAAACAATCGACGATCACCGAGGAGTTTAAGGCACGAGCGAACGATCGTCCCAGCGCTGTAGCAGTTCGCCAACGCGGTTCCTGTCTGACGTACGCGGAACTGGACCACGAGTCCGACATGCTCGCCATCGCACTCCGTGACGCCGGGGTAGCGCAGGAGACGCCGGTTGGTCTCCAGCAGAACCTTTCAGCCGATTTCGTGATCTCGGTGCTCGCGGTTCTCAAAGCGGGAGGGTGCTACGTTCCGGTGAACCCGGCCGATCCTGCTGCGCGCAGGACTGCCGTGCTCGCGGGAGTCGACGCTCAGATCGTGCTGACCGACGGCGCGAACGCGCTGCACGCGGCGGAATCGGGGCTTCCAACCCTGCTCGCCGAAGACAAAGGGCACGCGGCTCAGAGCCCGGACCCGACACCGGTGACGACGGAGTCACTCGCCTACATCATGCACACCTCCGGCTCCACCGGGAAACCCAAGCCGGTCGGCATCACCCATCGCGCCGTGGTCAGCTTCGGACGCTGCGCCGTGTGGCGAAATAAGGCGCACCGCCGTGTGCTGCTGCATTCGCCCACGTCCTTCGATGCCTCGACCTACGAACTATGGGTACCGTTGCTCAACGGCTGGGAGATCGTCGTCCCCGGCGATTCCTTCGACACGATGGACCCGGAAGCCCTGACACGCGTTATCGCCGAATTCGACGTGACAGGGGTCTTTCTCACGTCGGCACTCTTCGCCGCGCTTGCTGAGGTTCAACCGGATTGTCTCTCCGGCGCCAAAGAGGTCTGGTTTGGTGGCGAGGCCGCTTCAGCCTTCGCAGTACGCGAAGTACTGAAAAGGTGTCCAAATCTGGTGCTGGTCAACGGTTACGGACCCACCGAGACGACTACCTTCGCCACTTTCCACAGGCTCTCGTCCGAACGACCCGTACCGGAACGAATCCCCATCGGGACGGCGATGCCTGACATGAGCACCATGGTCCTCGACGATACCTTGAGCCCCGTGGGGGAAGGAGCCGATGGGGAACTTTATCTCTCGGGGTCCGGTTTGGCGCGCGGCTACTTGGGTCGTAGCGGGATCACTGCGGAACGTTTCGTCGCAAACCCCTTCGGACCTCCGGGCTCCCGCATGTATCGCACAGGAGACAGGGTGCGCAGCGGACCTGGCGGGCTGGAGTTCCTCGGCAGAAGTGACGACATGGTCAAGATACGCGGTTTTCGAATCGAACTGGGCGAAATTGACAACGCGTTGACGCGGATCCCGAAAGTCGCACAAGCTGTCACGGTGGTGAAAGTCGAAAAGAATGGGTACACGCGACTCGTCTCCTACGTGACGCGAAACAACGCGGTCCGCTTGGACATCGACGACGTTCGTACCTCCGTCGAGAAGTACCTTCCCAGTTATATGCTTCCCGGAAGGATCGTCGAGGTAGACAAACTGCCGCTCACGTCAAACGGCAAGGTGGATCGTGGCGCGCTGGCGGAGTGGGAGGTGTGCCACACGGATAAGAGTACGACAACCAAGCCTTGGACTGACTTGGAAAAGAACGTCGCCGAGATCTGGGAGGAGATCCTGGGCTGCCCGCCCGCCGGAGTGGAATCCCGGTTCTTGGAAGACGGTGGCGACTCACTCAAGGCAATGCTGCTGACGCATCGAATACGCCAGCGATGTCATTCGACCCTGTCAGTGCGTACAGTCCTGGAGGCCCAAACGCTCAAGGAACTTCTCGCCTGCGTGGAGGCGGGCCGTCAGGCTGCGACAGGCGTTCCGGTACCGGTACCCGACCGTGACTCCACCCCGGAACCCAGTGTCGGGCAACAGGGAATACTTCTATTCGGTAAGATTGCACCGACGAGCGTCCTCTACAATGTTCCCCTTGTTCTCGACGTGCCCCAGAAGCTGGATGCCGTCACTCTGCAAGAGGCTTTGAATGACGTCGCGCAACGCCACGAGCCGTTGCGAACCACGCACCCGATGAGCCCTGAAGGGAAATTCCGATCGGTCATCAACGCATCTATTGTTCCGCTCAGAAGTGACACCATCCCCGCCTCCGAACTCGAATCAGAGATCCGGAAAGCCGTTCGATCCGAGTTCGACCTAGCTCACGAGTTGCCCGTCCGCGCTCTGCTGCTGCACATCGGGAGACGTCGGAGCGTCTTACTTCTGCTGGTGCATCACGTCGCGTGCGACGGAGCATCGATAGTTCCGCTCTTCCATGATCTCGGCGTGGCCTACCGGGCTCGCCATGTGGGACGTGCACCGGGGCTACCACTCCCGGTGTTGCGCTACAACGACTTCACTCGGTGGGAAAAGCTGAATCTGGCCCAGACGGCCGGCCTGTTCAAGGAGCAGCTCGCCTTCTGGCGACATTCCCTGGCTGGCCTGCGCGAAGAGTTGCCCCTGCCTGCCGACTCGCCGCGCCCTGCGTGGCCTGCCTACGGTGGCGGGCTTGTGTCGATGGAGTTACCGCAGCAGAGCCATCAGGCGGCCAGCGCGCTGGCGCGCGAGGAACGCTGCAGCCTGTTCGTGATTCTGCAGGCTGCGCTCGCCGTCGTGCTGACGGGATATGGCGCGGGGCACGACATACCGATCGGTACCGTCACGGCTCGCCGCCCGGACGCAGCCTGGATCGACCTGGTTGGCTTCTTCGCCAATACGCTCGTCCTGCGTGTCGATACTTCCGGAGCACCGACCTTTCGTGGACTTGTACGCCGTACCCGAGATGTAGTCCTTGGCGCACTCGAGAATCAAGATGTTCCTTTCGGGGCGGTAGTGGAAATGATTAATCCACCTCGGCATATCGGTCGCCACCCCTTGTTTCAGGTTGCGGCCAACCTGCACGATCGCAGTTGGTCTAATATAGAGTTCAACGGCGATAGGTCCGAAATAAGCGTTGCCGATAATGGAACCGCAAAGTTTGATCTGCAATTCGACTTCATTGTCACCGAACTCGGGCGATTATGTTGCAAGCTTGAATACAGTGAAAGCCTCTTCAATAAAGGCACCGCGCGGCGCATTCTCGATAGCTTCAGGGGAGTTCTAGGCGCAGCGGTGCGCTACCCTGAGGTAAAAATAGAGAATCTTTTTCTTGATGAAGGAGTGTGA
- a CDS encoding polyketide synthase, translated as MGGGPEIRRGKFNRSDVHDTRKSRDEGRIGTRDRVHPRGEQVGMKRNLDEPGEQASLADLFAAQVAQRPDEVAIELGTRHLSYAEVDARAGRLAERLTSHGVGPEDIVAVALPRSLELVVSVLAISKAGAAFLSIDLRLPFRRIEAMLTDASATMLIADEDNFPVRPKCPVITPESILAEPSAADVQQEAPGVRRSVAIDIGSVAYVFYTSGSTGRPKGVAVTHAGLAGVARTVRRQLGVEPGRRVLQYASPSFDVFVLELMALVLGATLVVADTDDLQPGPALARTLRDRRISNVVLPPAVLALLEGYEVPSPELTVVLAGEAWSGELVREWSHRVRIVNGYGLTETTIATTLSDVFSGAGDPPLGPPVDGARMYLLDSALAPVNPDTVGELYIAGPVVARGYLGQPAMTAERFVACPFGSPGERMYRTGDLVRRGEDDDLFYVGRADSQVELHGVRIELSEIEATLGAHPAVKLCAAMVRENSAGIQRLVAYVVEAGDEHLQVAELRSYLQERLPRAMLPSLYVPVPEIPLTPLGYMDRSALPVPADLGTPAERERESNEVKEQREPVTVETLQSLWAEVLDTSPIDIDVPFFELGGTSLIALRLHKLLADRHGVELDVTALFEHPTLRQFAEHIGTIESPKPTDAQDDDPNGSDTTGIAIVGMAGRFPGAADVGELWEMLEQCQEGLEHSTDTSGTTAEQSGVREVGTHGWPPGAGEFDAALFGFTSADAREFDPQQGLFLETVWEALENAGYAPNSITASVGVFGGTGVPYHWLDVIRATEGDGAARQRAEFANPMQMLCAHTAHRLGLRGPAVTINTTCSTSLVAVHMACRSLLAGDCEMALAGGVSLPAPGTKSYTYEEGGALSPDGHCRPFDSDSQGTVPAAGAGVVVLKRLHNALADGDMIHAVISGSAVNNDGSRKAGFTAPSVEGQIEVIEAAHRAARVNPGSIEYVQAHGTATALGDAIEVRALTRVFGDSGPRKTKCVLGSVKSNLGHLDVASGVTGLITAVLALRHRRIPGVVHFRHPNPHLELDQSPFEVNSRTIDWPESDGPRRAGISSFGLGGTNAHLVVEEAPRPRRDTPARRARTQVLPVSARESSALDRTCARLAEHLSTQADDTALADVAFTLQRGRAVFDHRRAAVCKTRQDASELLTTPGHQDVFTAQVRTGKVAFLFPGGGSQHPFMGRELYESEAAFRHAFDASAELFDAELDCDLRALTFSSTDSASEALLRPSLNLSSIAATEVALTALLRSWGIAPAALLGHSLGECVAAHVAGILTLPEMVGLIALRGRLIDELPPAASLVVGLGEDELRSRLGEKLSLACVNSAKNCVVSGPVDDVSRLEEKLRQDDVNVRRLAVAAGAHSATMLPALGKLEEYGATLAHRRPKIPMISGLTGSWLDPAEAPDPGYWARHLRNTARLADSLTTLLKDPELTLVHVGPGKSLVQSAELHPDYGDERLAIAPLLADTSESHQMACLAARLWCHGVRIDWNAVHHDPPHKVALPGTVFTRTAQQPPDLRRDNVTSTSVDRRQAPTAEPLAELWCELLGVDDVDPADDFFRSGGDSHLAIVFRRRIQEQLGTQLSTHTLLEHSTFGALAESIKAAEPTSPLMTTLRTGPATRTSLYLLPPLGGTVFSYRELVNCLQQSRTVQGFRAHGLEPGESIPSTIEDIAERNVTELLDADPRGPYVLGGHSAGGLIAQEMARQLFDRGHEVSLIVMIDTPSPEERHGLPDPADVLSVFDGYRSAAPRAWQAMRSAMDHDPRAREVMAATVEAIRHHQPSAIPVDLLYLRANDEIDGEVKSHETAWKHFCTGDVAVHTVPGNHLTVVEEPHVREVAEIIEYSLADTDSSSGPREPRAEGAARPEIGLRTPSGLLVNGLTLVQTAELITMVGGITTDPAVPGGTDDAGGAVR; from the coding sequence GTGGGCGGAGGCCCTGAAATTCGGCGAGGGAAGTTCAATCGAAGCGACGTTCACGACACTCGGAAAAGTCGTGATGAAGGCCGTATAGGGACCCGAGATCGAGTTCATCCGAGAGGTGAGCAAGTGGGCATGAAACGGAATCTTGACGAGCCAGGCGAGCAGGCGTCACTGGCGGACCTGTTCGCCGCTCAGGTGGCACAGCGTCCGGATGAGGTCGCGATCGAACTGGGCACACGGCACCTGTCCTATGCCGAAGTCGACGCACGCGCCGGCCGGCTGGCGGAGCGGTTGACGAGCCACGGCGTGGGGCCCGAAGACATCGTCGCTGTCGCGCTACCGCGCTCGTTGGAACTTGTTGTCTCTGTTCTGGCGATCAGCAAGGCCGGTGCGGCGTTCCTCTCGATCGACCTTCGTCTTCCGTTTCGGCGGATCGAAGCGATGCTCACCGACGCGTCGGCGACGATGCTGATCGCGGATGAAGACAACTTCCCTGTACGACCGAAATGCCCTGTCATCACTCCCGAATCGATACTCGCCGAGCCGTCCGCGGCGGATGTACAGCAGGAAGCGCCTGGTGTACGCCGATCTGTCGCCATCGACATCGGAAGTGTGGCCTACGTCTTCTACACGTCCGGATCGACCGGCAGGCCCAAGGGCGTCGCCGTCACCCATGCCGGACTTGCCGGTGTCGCGCGAACAGTGCGCAGGCAGTTGGGGGTGGAGCCGGGCCGCAGGGTCTTGCAGTACGCGTCGCCTAGCTTCGACGTTTTCGTGCTGGAACTCATGGCGCTGGTGCTGGGAGCCACACTCGTCGTAGCGGACACGGACGACCTGCAACCGGGACCGGCCCTGGCCAGGACGTTGCGAGACCGCAGGATCAGCAACGTTGTGCTACCACCGGCCGTACTAGCGCTGCTCGAAGGATACGAGGTGCCCTCGCCGGAACTCACCGTCGTACTGGCGGGGGAAGCCTGGTCGGGCGAACTCGTCCGGGAGTGGTCTCACCGGGTGAGGATCGTCAATGGTTACGGTCTGACTGAGACGACCATCGCGACGACCCTGTCCGACGTCTTCTCCGGCGCGGGCGACCCACCGTTGGGGCCACCGGTCGACGGAGCACGGATGTACTTGCTCGACTCGGCTTTGGCTCCAGTGAACCCGGATACCGTGGGGGAACTGTACATCGCTGGGCCGGTGGTCGCTCGAGGCTATCTCGGGCAACCGGCGATGACGGCGGAGCGCTTCGTCGCGTGCCCCTTCGGCTCACCCGGTGAACGCATGTACCGAACCGGGGACCTGGTCCGGCGCGGCGAGGATGACGACCTGTTCTACGTCGGACGAGCGGACAGCCAGGTCGAACTGCACGGGGTCCGCATCGAATTGTCCGAGATCGAGGCGACGCTCGGCGCGCATCCGGCGGTGAAGCTCTGCGCGGCCATGGTGAGAGAGAACTCCGCAGGAATACAACGACTGGTTGCCTACGTGGTCGAGGCCGGTGACGAGCACCTGCAGGTCGCTGAGCTTCGATCGTACCTCCAGGAGCGCCTGCCGAGAGCAATGCTTCCGTCACTCTACGTTCCGGTACCGGAGATCCCGCTGACCCCGCTCGGATACATGGACCGCAGTGCCCTGCCGGTGCCCGCCGATCTCGGGACGCCGGCTGAAAGAGAGCGGGAATCGAACGAGGTCAAGGAACAGCGCGAGCCCGTCACGGTCGAGACTCTGCAGAGCTTGTGGGCTGAGGTACTGGATACTTCGCCGATCGACATCGACGTACCCTTCTTCGAGCTGGGCGGAACCTCACTCATCGCGTTACGTCTCCACAAGCTGTTGGCCGACAGGCACGGCGTGGAACTCGACGTCACCGCCCTGTTCGAGCACCCGACGCTCCGGCAGTTCGCCGAGCACATCGGGACGATCGAGTCCCCGAAGCCGACGGACGCTCAAGACGACGATCCGAACGGCTCCGACACGACGGGGATCGCGATCGTCGGCATGGCCGGCCGGTTCCCCGGTGCGGCCGACGTCGGTGAACTGTGGGAGATGCTCGAGCAATGCCAGGAAGGCCTCGAACACTCCACGGACACATCCGGCACGACCGCTGAGCAGTCGGGGGTCCGTGAGGTGGGCACCCACGGATGGCCACCAGGAGCCGGAGAGTTCGACGCGGCCCTGTTCGGCTTCACCTCGGCGGACGCCCGGGAGTTCGATCCACAGCAGGGGCTTTTCCTGGAGACGGTATGGGAAGCCCTCGAGAACGCGGGCTACGCGCCGAACTCGATCACGGCGTCCGTCGGCGTGTTCGGGGGTACCGGAGTGCCCTACCACTGGCTGGACGTCATCCGAGCCACCGAAGGTGACGGCGCGGCCCGGCAACGCGCCGAGTTCGCGAACCCCATGCAGATGCTCTGCGCGCACACCGCTCATCGCCTGGGGCTGCGTGGCCCGGCGGTGACCATCAACACGACGTGCTCCACGTCGCTGGTGGCGGTGCACATGGCCTGCCGGAGCCTCCTGGCAGGCGACTGCGAGATGGCGCTTGCCGGCGGCGTCAGTCTGCCCGCGCCCGGTACGAAGTCCTACACCTACGAAGAGGGCGGAGCGCTGTCCCCCGATGGCCACTGCCGTCCGTTTGACTCCGACAGCCAGGGCACAGTGCCCGCGGCAGGTGCGGGCGTCGTAGTTCTCAAACGACTCCACAACGCGCTCGCAGACGGCGACATGATCCACGCCGTGATCAGCGGGTCGGCCGTCAACAACGACGGCTCTCGCAAAGCCGGCTTCACCGCGCCGAGTGTGGAGGGACAGATCGAGGTCATCGAAGCCGCGCACCGCGCGGCTCGAGTGAACCCCGGCTCCATCGAGTATGTCCAGGCGCATGGAACGGCCACTGCCTTGGGTGACGCCATCGAAGTAAGGGCGCTCACGCGCGTCTTTGGCGACTCCGGGCCCCGGAAGACCAAATGCGTTCTCGGCTCCGTCAAGAGCAACCTGGGGCACCTGGACGTCGCGTCAGGCGTCACCGGCCTGATCACCGCAGTCTTGGCCCTCCGGCACCGGAGAATACCCGGCGTGGTGCACTTCCGGCACCCCAATCCGCATCTGGAACTCGACCAGAGCCCCTTCGAGGTCAACTCGCGGACGATCGACTGGCCCGAGTCGGACGGGCCCCGTCGAGCCGGTATCAGTTCGTTCGGACTCGGTGGAACCAACGCGCACCTCGTTGTCGAGGAAGCACCCCGCCCCAGGAGGGACACGCCAGCCCGTCGTGCGCGGACTCAGGTTCTGCCCGTATCGGCCCGCGAATCCTCGGCGCTGGATCGTACCTGCGCCCGGTTGGCCGAGCACCTCTCGACCCAGGCCGACGACACGGCCCTGGCTGACGTCGCCTTCACACTCCAACGAGGCCGCGCTGTATTCGACCACCGACGAGCCGCCGTGTGCAAAACCCGCCAGGACGCGTCCGAGCTGCTGACGACTCCAGGACACCAGGACGTCTTCACCGCTCAGGTCCGTACCGGGAAAGTGGCCTTCCTCTTCCCTGGCGGAGGTTCACAGCACCCGTTCATGGGGCGCGAACTCTACGAAAGCGAGGCAGCGTTTCGCCACGCGTTCGACGCCAGTGCGGAGCTTTTCGATGCAGAGCTCGACTGTGACTTGCGGGCCCTCACGTTCTCGTCGACCGATAGCGCGTCCGAAGCACTCCTGCGCCCATCCCTGAACTTGTCGAGTATCGCCGCTACCGAAGTGGCGCTCACGGCGTTGTTGCGTTCTTGGGGTATCGCCCCGGCGGCCTTGCTCGGACACAGCCTCGGCGAATGCGTCGCCGCTCACGTCGCCGGGATCCTCACCCTGCCCGAAATGGTCGGTTTGATAGCCCTCCGCGGCCGCCTGATCGACGAACTCCCACCCGCGGCGTCACTGGTCGTCGGACTGGGAGAAGACGAGCTGCGCTCCCGCCTCGGCGAGAAACTTTCGCTCGCCTGCGTCAACAGTGCCAAGAACTGCGTGGTTTCCGGCCCTGTCGACGATGTTTCGCGGCTGGAGGAGAAGCTTCGCCAGGACGACGTCAACGTGCGGCGACTGGCGGTCGCGGCGGGAGCCCATTCCGCGACGATGCTGCCCGCCCTCGGCAAACTCGAAGAATACGGCGCCACGCTGGCGCACCGCAGGCCGAAGATCCCGATGATTTCCGGGCTCACCGGAAGCTGGCTGGACCCCGCGGAAGCGCCGGATCCCGGATACTGGGCGCGACACCTTCGCAACACCGCGCGCCTCGCCGACAGTTTGACGACCTTGCTCAAAGACCCTGAGCTAACGCTGGTCCACGTCGGCCCGGGGAAATCGCTCGTCCAGTCAGCAGAGCTTCACCCCGACTACGGAGACGAACGACTAGCGATCGCGCCCCTCCTCGCCGACACCTCGGAATCTCATCAGATGGCCTGCCTGGCAGCCCGCCTATGGTGCCATGGCGTCCGGATCGACTGGAACGCCGTCCACCATGACCCGCCCCACAAGGTCGCCCTTCCCGGCACCGTGTTCACCAGAACAGCTCAACAACCTCCGGACCTGCGCCGGGACAATGTCACATCGACGTCGGTGGACCGGCGACAGGCTCCAACGGCGGAACCACTGGCCGAACTGTGGTGTGAGTTGCTCGGTGTGGACGACGTCGACCCCGCGGACGACTTCTTCCGCTCCGGAGGTGACTCGCATCTGGCCATCGTCTTCCGCCGCCGCATCCAGGAACAACTCGGAACTCAGCTGTCCACACACACCCTGCTGGAGCACTCGACCTTCGGAGCACTCGCCGAGTCGATCAAAGCCGCGGAACCCACGTCGCCGCTGATGACGACACTGCGAACCGGACCGGCGACACGGACGTCCCTGTACCTCCTCCCGCCGCTCGGCGGAACGGTCTTTTCGTACCGCGAACTGGTCAACTGCCTCCAGCAAAGCCGCACAGTGCAAGGCTTCCGCGCTCACGGACTCGAACCCGGCGAGTCCATCCCGTCCACGATCGAGGACATAGCGGAGCGCAACGTCACTGAACTCCTTGATGCAGATCCGCGAGGCCCGTACGTGCTCGGGGGCCATTCCGCAGGTGGCCTCATCGCCCAGGAAATGGCACGCCAACTCTTCGACCGCGGTCACGAAGTGAGCTTGATCGTCATGATCGACACTCCATCGCCAGAGGAGCGTCACGGCCTGCCGGACCCTGCCGATGTCCTGAGCGTGTTCGACGGATACCGCTCCGCTGCACCGCGGGCTTGGCAGGCGATGCGTAGCGCGATGGACCACGACCCGCGTGCGCGCGAGGTCATGGCGGCAACCGTCGAAGCGATCCGCCACCATCAGCCCTCGGCGATACCGGTCGACCTGCTCTATTTGCGCGCGAACGACGAGATCGACGGCGAAGTGAAATCACACGAGACTGCGTGGAAGCATTTTTGCACCGGTGATGTCGCCGTCCACACCGTGCCGGGGAACCACTTGACCGTCGTGGAGGAGCCTCACGTACGTGAAGTCGCCGAAATCATCGAGTACTCGCTGGCCGACACCGACTCTTCGAGCGGCCCGCGTGAGCCTCGCGCAGAGGGCGCGGCGCGGCCAGAGATCGGTCTGCGAACACCGTCCGGGTTGCTCGTCAACGGTCTGACTCTCGTACAGACTGCGGAACTCATCACCATGGTCGGCGGAATCACCACCGATCCGGCCGTGCCCGGTGGCACGGATGACGCCGGCGGGGCAGTTCGATGA